From Magnolia sinica isolate HGM2019 chromosome 13, MsV1, whole genome shotgun sequence, one genomic window encodes:
- the LOC131223395 gene encoding structural maintenance of chromosomes protein 4-like: protein MYYEGGISSVYMWKDNEDFVACFLIKKDGSKSGHGRRSYLQEGAWDAIHVIENDGIYEVVAGSDFVITKVAFRNNSSKYNINDRGSNFTEVTKKLKGKEVDLDNNWFYILQVGDG from the exons AT GTATTATGAAGGGGGGATTTCATCAGTATACATGTGGAAAGACAATGAAGACTTTGTGGCTTGCTTCCTAATAAAGAAAG ATGGCTCAAAGTCAGGGCATGGCCGAAGAAGTTATTTGCAAGAAGGTGCATGGGATGCTATTCATGTTATTGAA aatgatggaatatacgaagttgttgcaggaagtgactttgtcattactaaaGTTGCATTTCGaaacaactcttcaaagtacaacataaatgaccgtggaagtaattttaccgaggtcactaagaaattgaaaggaaaagaagtGGACTTGGACAATAATTGGTTTTAtattcttcaggtgggtgatggctaa